GGCGTAGACCGACTGGACCGTGGCCACGGTGACGCGCTCGCCAACGCGGCTCTTGCCGCTCCCGATCATGCCGACCTCGCGGGCCGGGATGCCCAGGAACTGCTCGATGCGCTCCACCCACTGCATGGCCAGGTCGCGGGTGTGCACGATGATCAGGGCAGGCTGGCGGCGGCTGGCGATGAGGGACAGGCCGCAGACGGTCTTGCCGGCTCCGGTGGGCGCGCAGAGGGTGCCGAAGCGTCGGCGCAGCATGGCCTCGCAGGCCGTGCGCTGGTAGGGGCGCAACTCCCCGGAAAAAGCAAAGTCCACCTCGGGCAGGCTGCGGCGCTCGTCCTCGTACTCGACAGTCTCGCCCTGCTCGGCGCAGATGCGCGCCAGACGCTCGCCGTAGCCGCGCGGCACGATGAGCCCGCCGCACTTGCGGGCCGAGTAGAACTTGAGGTGCCGGGAGACGCGGAAATTGGTGCGGCCCATCTTCAGGTTTTCGAGCCACTTGGGGTTCTCCAGCGTCAGCTCGGCCATGACCGCGTCCTTCACGGACTCAGGCATGTCGGACAGGAAAAGCTTGTGGCTGATCCGGCAGCGCATCACGCCTGCGACCCCAAAAGTGTGGCGAAACTCTCGGGAACCCGCGCGACCTTTCGCGCCGCGTAGTCGAAGCAGACCATGCCCGTCTTGACCACGGCGATCTCGGCCGCGTCGGACACACGGGTCAACCGATAGACCAGCTCAAAACCCGAGCGCCGCACTTCCGTGACACCCAAGTCAACATCCAGTTCGTCGCCCAGGAAAGCCTCGGCCCGGAAAAGCAGGGCCGCGTCGGCCATGATAAGCCCCGCCCCGCCCACGTCCTTCTCGGACAGCCCCAGGGACGACAGCCACATCACCCGCGCCTCGTGCGCCAGCCCCAGCACCCGGTCATTGCCCAAGTGCCCCCCGTAATTCACGTCCGAAACCCGCACCGCCAGCCGCGCCCGGAAGAGCCACGCCTGCGGCGTCTCAATCTGCACTCGCGCCATATTTTACCAGTCCATCCCGTCCATCTCGTCCATTGCGTCCATATAGTCCATCATCCACCGTCTGCCCTTCAGGATACAAGCCCCTCCAAACTCTCCCCCCGCCCGATGACCGCCAGCGTGTCCCCCTGCTGCAGGGCCGCATCAGCCTTGGGCACGAACACGAAATGCTGTTCGTCAGCCGCCCGCACGGCCACGACCTGGATGCCGTAGGCATTGGTCAGGTTCAGCTCGCGCAGGTTCTTGCCGGCCCACTTGTCGACCACCAGTTCCTTCAGAATGACGTTTGTGCCCAGCGGCAGGTAGTCGATGAGGCCCGGCACGGCCAGCTTGGCGGCCAGTTGTTCGGCGGCGTAGCGTTCGGGGAAGATGACCGAATCGGCCCCGACCTTGCGCAACACCTTCTCGTGGTCGTGGCTGATGGCCTTGACCGTGACGCTGCGGCAACCCAGCTCCTTCAGGAACAGGGTGACGAGGATGCTCGCCTCCATGGAATGCCCAGTGCTGACGATGACCTCCGGCAGTTCGCCGAAACCCAGCTGCTGCAGGGCCGTCTTGTCCACGGCCTCGGCCTGGTAGGCGTGAGTCAGGGTCTCGGCCGCGGCCTTGACCTTTTCTGGGTCGCTGTCCAGGCCCACGACCTGCTGCCCATGCGCCATGAGGGACCGGGCCAGACTCAAGCCGAACTTGCCCAGGCCCACCACTCCGAATTCCTTGCGTGCCATATGATCTCCTAGCCTATGAGCATGTTGCGTTCCGCGCGGCGGAAGTGTTCACGGGTCTGCCAGGCCTGCAGCATGGTCAGAAAAACGATGGGCCCCAGACGCCCGACGAACATGAGCATCATGACGACGAGCTTGCCCGGGACCGACAGGTGCGGGGTCAAGCCGGTGCTGAGTCCCACGGTGCCGAAGGCCGACGCGGCCTCGAAAAAGAGCTCGATGAACTTGCCACGCACCATCTGGTGCGGCACGTTGGCCCCCTCGGTCACGGTCAGGACGAAGACCGAGGCCAGTACGAGGACCACGGCCAGGATGGTCAAGGTCATGGCCTTGTTCACCGTGGGGACGTCCACGGCGTAGCCCTCGACCACGACCTGCTCGCGCCCCTTGACCTGGGAGGCGCCGAAGCCGAGCAGCACGCGCAGGGTCGTGGTCTTGATGCCGCCGGCGCAGGATCCTGGCGAGCCGCCGATGACCATGAGCAGGATGAACACGAAAAGGGACGTGTCCGTCATGACGCCGATGTCCATGGTGTTGAACCCGGCTGTGCGGGCCGTCACGGACTGGAAGAGGCTTTGCAGCACGGCCGTAAAAAGGCCGTCCTGGGGCTTTTCGATGCAGAGGAACACGGCCCAGCCCAAGAATACGAGCCACAGGCTGGTACGGATGACCAGGGAACTCTGCCAGCTGAGCCGCCCCGAAAGGCGCTTGAAACCCAGGAGCGACCCGAAGAACCCGGGCAATTCCACCAGGACGTAGAAGCCGATGCCCCCCAGAAAGATGAGGAGCATAAAGACGAGGCTGACGGGCAGATCCCCGCCGAAGCGCATGAGGTTGTCCGGGTAGAGGGCGAAGCCGGCGTTGCAGAAGGCCGACACGGCGTGGAAGAACGCCCCGAACCAGCCCATCTCGCCGCCGGTGAAGGCCTGCAGCGCCATGGCCCCCACGGCCTCGATGCTCAGGCAGACCACGAAGACCCGAACCAGAAAACGCCCCAGCCTGAAAGATGGGTCGCCCAGCAGGGACTCGCCCACGGCCAGGCGGTCCGTGAGGGTCACGCGCCGGCGCCAGAGGTAGAAGACCAGGCTCGTGTAGGTCATGACGCCCAGGCCGCCGACGTGGATCAGCACGGCCAGGACGGTCAGTCCGAACGTCGAGAAGGTCGTGCCCGTGTCCACCACGGTCAGGCCCGTCACGCAGGTCGCGGAGACCGACGTGAACATGGCGTCGAGCCAGGAGATGGCCGTACCGTTCTGGGCGGCCGAGAGGTGCAGCAGGATGCCGCCGAAAAGAATGGTCCCGGCGAAGAAATAAACCGGCAGAAACGCCGGAGAGACGAATTTGCGGATGGTGGTCACGCGGTCACTCCAGGGCGGCGGCCAGCAGGGCGCGGGTGTACTCCTGGCCGGGCCGCTCGAAAATGGCCCCTGTATCCCCCTGCTCCACGATGCGCCCGTCCTTCATGATGACGACGCGGTGGCACAGGGCCCGCACCAGGGAGAGATCGTGGGTGATGAACATGTAGGTCAGGCCGAAACGGGCCCGCAGGTCGCGCAGCAGTTCGACGATCTGGAACTGCACCGTGCGGTCCAGGGCCGAGGTGGGCTCGTCCAGAACCAGGAATTCTGGCCGCAGGATCAGGGCCCGGGCGATGGAGATGCGCTGGCGCTGGCCGCCCGAGAATTCGTGGGGGTAGCGGTGCATGGCGGAGGGGTCCAGGTCCACGGCCTCCAGAATCTCGGCGATGCGCCGCTCCCGTTCGGAGCCGGAGGCCAGTCTGTGCGCGTCGAGGCCCTCGGCCACGATCTGGCCCACGGTCATGCGCGGGCTGAGGCTGCCGTACGGGTCCTGAAAGACGATCTGAAAATTCCGGCGCAGGTCCCGGACCTGTCTCTCGCGCATGGCCGACAGGGTCCGCCCGTCGAAGACGACCTCGCCGCCGCTCGACAGCAGGCGCAGCAGGGCCAGGCCCAGGGTGGTCTTGCCCGAGCCACTCTCCCCGACCACGCCTAGGGACTCGCCCCGGCGGATGGTCAGGTCCGCGTCGGTCACTGCCTTGATGAAGCTCGTGGGGCGCCCGAGAAAGGTCTTCCCCTGCGGGAACCAGACCCGCACGCCCCTGGCCTCCACCAGGTTCCCGGCCGCCTCGCCCAGAGGGTCCGGCCGTCCCGCCGGCGCGCTGGTCAGCAAGGCCCTGGTGTAGGGGTGCGACGGCGCGGAGAAAATCTCATCTCGTGGGCCATGCTCGACGATGCGGCCCTCGCGCATGACGTGCACCTCGTCGGCCATGTGGCGCACCACACCCAGATCGTGGGAGATGAGCAGGATGGCCATGCCCAGCCGCCCTTGCAGGTCCCGCAGCAGTCCCAGGACCTGGGACTGGATGGTCACGTCCAGGGCCGTGGTCGGCTCGTCGGCGATCAGCAGGGCCGGATCGTTGGCCAGGGCCATGGCGATCATGACGCGCTGCCGCTGCCCGCCAGAGAGTTGGTGCGGGAAGGCCCCCAGGCGCGAGGCCGGGTCGGGGATGCCGACCAGGTCCAGCAGTTCCAGGGTGCGGGCCCGGGCGTCGGCGCCGGGCCGGTGCAGTCCGACGGCCTCGCCGATCTGGCGGCCGATGGCGTGCAGGGGGTTCAGGGAAGTCATGGGCTCCTGAAAGATCATGCCGACGCGCCCGCCGCGCACCTCGCGCAGGGACGCCTCGTCCAGCCCGGCCAAGTCGCGCCCCTCGAACCGGATCTCCCCGCCGACGCGCGCCGAGGGCGGCAGCAAGCGCAAGACGGAAAGGGCCGTCACGGACTTGCCCGAACCGCTCTCCCCCACCAGGGCCGTGGTCCGGCCCGGCAGCACGGACAGGGACACGCCCTGCACGGCCGCGACGCTCCGCCCTTCCACCGCGAAATCCACGCGCAGGTCGCGGATGCTCAGGAGCGGCTCCACGCGACCCGCTTCCGGCGTCGCGGGCGGCCGGCTAGGCGTTGTGGCGGGGATCAAAGGCATCACGTACTCCTTCTCCGATGAAAACCAAAAGGCTCAGGATGACGCCCAGGACCGCGAAGGCCGAGAGCCCGAGCCAGGGGGCCTGCAGGTTGTTCTTGCCCTGAGCCAGCAGTTCCCCCAGGGACGGCGAGCCCGGCGGCAGGCCGAAGCCGAGGAAGTCCAGGGAGGTGAGCGTGGTGATGGACCCGCTGACGATAAAGGGCAGGAAAGTCACGGTGGCGATCATGGCGTTGGGCAGTATGTGCCGGAACATGATGGTCCGGTCCGGCAGCCCCAACGCCCTGGCCGCGCGCACGTACTCGAGGTTGCGGCCGCGCAGGAACTCGGCCCTCACCACGTCGACGAGGCTCATCCACGAGAAGAGCATGGTCACGGCCAAAAGCCACCAGAACCCCGGCTCGACCATGGAGGCCAGGATGATGAGGATGAAGAGCCCGGGCATGCCCGACCAGATCTCCATGAAGCGCTGCCCGGCCAGGTCCGTCAGCCCGCCGTAGTAGCCCTGGAAGGCGCCCACGACCACGCCGACGACGGAACTGCCCAGGGTCAGGGTCAGACCGAAGAGCACGGACAGGCGCACGCCGTAGATGATGCGGGCCAGCACGTCGCGGCCCTGGTCGTCAGTGCCGAGCCAGTTCTCGGCCGAGGGCGGGGCCGGGGCGGGCACGGGCAGGCCGTAGTTGATGGTCTTGTAGCTGTAGCGGATGGGCGGCCAGAGCATCCAGCCCTTGGCGTCGATGAGTTCCTGGACGTAGGCGTCGCGGTACACGGCCTCGGTCTCGAAATCGCCGCCGAAAGCGGTCTCGGGGTATTTCTTCAGGACCGGCGCGTACAGGCCCCCATCGTACCAGACCAGCAGCGGCCTGTCGTTGGCGACGAGTTCGGCCCCGAGGCTGGCCAGGAAGACGAACAGGAAGATCCAAAGGGACCAGAAGGCGCGCCTGTTGGCCCGGAAGGCGCGCAGCCGACGTCGGGTGATGGGGTTCATCGGCCCTCCCTGCCTTCGAAGTCGATGCGCGGGTCCACCAGCACGTAGGTCAGGTCCGAGATGATCTTGGTGACCAGACCGATGAGGGTGAAGATGTAGAGAGAGCCGAACATGACGGGGTAGTCGCGGCTGATGGTCGCCTCGAAGCCCAAGAGGCCCAGACCGTCCAGGGAGAAGATGACCTCGATCAAGAGCGAACCGGTGAAGAACATGGAGATGAAGGCCGCCGGGAAGCCGGCGATGACCAGCAGCATGGCGTTGCGGAAGACGTGACCGTAGAGGATGCCGCGCTCCGTCACACCCTTGGCCCGCGCCGTGACCACGTACTGCTTGCCGATCTCGTCCAGGAAGGAGTTCTTGGTCAGCATGGTCAGGGTGGCGAAGCCGCCGATGACCATGGCCGTCACGGGCAGGGCCAGGTGCCAGAAATAGTCCGTGACCTTGTGCCACAGGGAAAACTCGGACCAGCCCGGCGAGGTCAGCCCGCGCAGGGGGAACCAGTCGAGGTAGCTGCCGCCCGCGAACAGAACCACGAGGAGGATGGCGAAGAGAAAGACCGGGATGGCGTTGCCCACGATCATGACGGTGCTGGTCCAGACGTCGAAGCGCGAACCGTGGCGCACGGCCTTCATGATCCCCAGCGGAATGGACAGGGCATAGATGATGAGGGTGCTCCACAGCCCCAGGGACAGGGACACGGGGATCTTCTCGCCGATGAGTTCGAGCACCCCCTTGCTGCGGAAGAAGCTCTCGCCCAGGTCGAAGGTGGCGTAACTGATGAGCATGTGCACGTAGCGTTCCCAGATGGGCTTGTCGAAGCCGTACATGCGCTCGATGCGGGCCACCACGTCGGGATCCAGGCCCTGGGCCCCGCGGTAGGCTGATTTCGAGGACGCCTGGGCCGCCTGGGAACCGCCGGCCGCATCGGCCCCAGGACCGCTGACGCGGGCCGCTGCCGCCACGTCGAGGCCCTGCAGGCGCGCGACCATCTGCTCCACGGGCCCGCCGGGCGCGGCCTGGATGATGAAGAAATTGAGCGTCAGGATGCCCAGCAGTGTCGGGATGATGAGAGCCAGACGGCGCAGGATGTAGGCGAGCATTGTTTCCGGATGTTATCGGTTCACTTTTGTTGTGCGTCAAAAGAAAGGCATGGATCCCCGCCTCCGCGGGGATGACGCCAGCGGGGGCGCAAGTTCAATCCACGCGGCCCATGGATCCCCGCCTCCGCGGGGATGACACCCTGACGATGCGGGCGGCTTCCGTCGGAAGAGAATGCCGAACTGTCACAATAATTACCGAGTCATTCCCGCGCAGGCGGGAATCCATGTCTTTTCTCTCAACTTCCCGCAAATACAGTTTGTTGATGAAGCTGTACCCTACTTCAGCCCCGCGCCCTTCCGCTTCCCCGCCAGGTCCTTCTCCTTCTGCGGGTCTATCCACCACGACTGGAAATCGAGGCCGTAGTCGGCCAGCTTTTCAGGCCGCCCGAACTTGTCCCAATAGGCCACGCGCCAGGACGTGGAATGCCAGTGCGGGATGACGTACCAGCCCCACAGCAGGGCCCGGTCCAGGGCCTTGCAGCGCAGGATGAGGCTCTCGC
This region of Desulfomicrobium escambiense DSM 10707 genomic DNA includes:
- a CDS encoding potassium channel family protein; its protein translation is MARKEFGVVGLGKFGLSLARSLMAHGQQVVGLDSDPEKVKAAAETLTHAYQAEAVDKTALQQLGFGELPEVIVSTGHSMEASILVTLFLKELGCRSVTVKAISHDHEKVLRKVGADSVIFPERYAAEQLAAKLAVPGLIDYLPLGTNVILKELVVDKWAGKNLRELNLTNAYGIQVVAVRAADEQHFVFVPKADAALQQGDTLAVIGRGESLEGLVS
- a CDS encoding ABC transporter ATP-binding protein gives rise to the protein MPLIPATTPSRPPATPEAGRVEPLLSIRDLRVDFAVEGRSVAAVQGVSLSVLPGRTTALVGESGSGKSVTALSVLRLLPPSARVGGEIRFEGRDLAGLDEASLREVRGGRVGMIFQEPMTSLNPLHAIGRQIGEAVGLHRPGADARARTLELLDLVGIPDPASRLGAFPHQLSGGQRQRVMIAMALANDPALLIADEPTTALDVTIQSQVLGLLRDLQGRLGMAILLISHDLGVVRHMADEVHVMREGRIVEHGPRDEIFSAPSHPYTRALLTSAPAGRPDPLGEAAGNLVEARGVRVWFPQGKTFLGRPTSFIKAVTDADLTIRRGESLGVVGESGSGKTTLGLALLRLLSSGGEVVFDGRTLSAMRERQVRDLRRNFQIVFQDPYGSLSPRMTVGQIVAEGLDAHRLASGSERERRIAEILEAVDLDPSAMHRYPHEFSGGQRQRISIARALILRPEFLVLDEPTSALDRTVQFQIVELLRDLRARFGLTYMFITHDLSLVRALCHRVVIMKDGRIVEQGDTGAIFERPGQEYTRALLAAALE
- a CDS encoding TrkH family potassium uptake protein, with the protein product MTTIRKFVSPAFLPVYFFAGTILFGGILLHLSAAQNGTAISWLDAMFTSVSATCVTGLTVVDTGTTFSTFGLTVLAVLIHVGGLGVMTYTSLVFYLWRRRVTLTDRLAVGESLLGDPSFRLGRFLVRVFVVCLSIEAVGAMALQAFTGGEMGWFGAFFHAVSAFCNAGFALYPDNLMRFGGDLPVSLVFMLLIFLGGIGFYVLVELPGFFGSLLGFKRLSGRLSWQSSLVIRTSLWLVFLGWAVFLCIEKPQDGLFTAVLQSLFQSVTARTAGFNTMDIGVMTDTSLFVFILLMVIGGSPGSCAGGIKTTTLRVLLGFGASQVKGREQVVVEGYAVDVPTVNKAMTLTILAVVLVLASVFVLTVTEGANVPHQMVRGKFIELFFEAASAFGTVGLSTGLTPHLSVPGKLVVMMLMFVGRLGPIVFLTMLQAWQTREHFRRAERNMLIG
- a CDS encoding microcin C ABC transporter permease YejB, whose amino-acid sequence is MLAYILRRLALIIPTLLGILTLNFFIIQAAPGGPVEQMVARLQGLDVAAAARVSGPGADAAGGSQAAQASSKSAYRGAQGLDPDVVARIERMYGFDKPIWERYVHMLISYATFDLGESFFRSKGVLELIGEKIPVSLSLGLWSTLIIYALSIPLGIMKAVRHGSRFDVWTSTVMIVGNAIPVFLFAILLVVLFAGGSYLDWFPLRGLTSPGWSEFSLWHKVTDYFWHLALPVTAMVIGGFATLTMLTKNSFLDEIGKQYVVTARAKGVTERGILYGHVFRNAMLLVIAGFPAAFISMFFTGSLLIEVIFSLDGLGLLGFEATISRDYPVMFGSLYIFTLIGLVTKIISDLTYVLVDPRIDFEGREGR
- a CDS encoding ABC transporter permease: MNPITRRRLRAFRANRRAFWSLWIFLFVFLASLGAELVANDRPLLVWYDGGLYAPVLKKYPETAFGGDFETEAVYRDAYVQELIDAKGWMLWPPIRYSYKTINYGLPVPAPAPPSAENWLGTDDQGRDVLARIIYGVRLSVLFGLTLTLGSSVVGVVVGAFQGYYGGLTDLAGQRFMEIWSGMPGLFILIILASMVEPGFWWLLAVTMLFSWMSLVDVVRAEFLRGRNLEYVRAARALGLPDRTIMFRHILPNAMIATVTFLPFIVSGSITTLTSLDFLGFGLPPGSPSLGELLAQGKNNLQAPWLGLSAFAVLGVILSLLVFIGEGVRDAFDPRHNA
- a CDS encoding acyl-CoA thioesterase: MARVQIETPQAWLFRARLAVRVSDVNYGGHLGNDRVLGLAHEARVMWLSSLGLSEKDVGGAGLIMADAALLFRAEAFLGDELDVDLGVTEVRRSGFELVYRLTRVSDAAEIAVVKTGMVCFDYAARKVARVPESFATLLGSQA